One Burkholderia pyrrocinia DNA segment encodes these proteins:
- a CDS encoding NAD(P)/FAD-dependent oxidoreductase, which produces MNSSKRDSSRPDVLIIGGGPAGATAAAFLTMKGRDVVLVEKEAHPRFHIGESLLPRNLDIFERLGVLDQVREIGIHKPGAEFVSDRTGRSCAFPFENALNRDRTHAWQVRRADLDALLFRHAAARGAECFERTRVTKINLDDTGGRHVVSAQDESGDTREWHPRYVLDASGRDTFLASRMKVKTSNKYNNTAAVYAHFTGVERREGELAGYISIHLAEDGWFWLIPLPDDTMSIGFVGDQSAWKGRKGTPTELLTERIASSPTVAARTQGAQRVSDVYSTANYSYRAREGSGNGFLMIGDAYGFVDPMFSTGVLMAMTGGELGAQAAHVWLDDPVRGKKLAQAANRELTEAMDRISWLIYRVNDPVMRTLFMAPSNRLWMRDGIVNLLAGNLRGSWRAALPVMCFKAVYHVLSALHRRGIEIALPETPAPGT; this is translated from the coding sequence ATGAACTCATCGAAACGCGATTCGAGCCGGCCTGACGTGCTGATTATCGGCGGCGGGCCCGCTGGCGCGACGGCGGCGGCCTTCCTGACGATGAAAGGACGCGACGTTGTGCTCGTGGAGAAGGAAGCACATCCGCGCTTCCATATCGGCGAAAGCCTGCTACCACGCAACCTCGACATTTTCGAGCGGCTCGGTGTTCTGGATCAGGTACGAGAGATCGGTATCCATAAGCCGGGTGCGGAGTTCGTCTCGGACCGTACGGGTCGCAGCTGCGCGTTTCCGTTCGAAAACGCACTGAATCGAGACCGTACGCACGCGTGGCAAGTACGGCGTGCGGACCTCGATGCCTTGTTGTTCAGACACGCCGCCGCGCGCGGGGCCGAGTGTTTCGAGCGTACTCGTGTCACGAAAATCAATCTGGACGATACCGGCGGACGTCACGTCGTGTCCGCGCAGGACGAATCGGGCGACACCCGCGAATGGCATCCGCGCTACGTGCTCGACGCTTCGGGCCGCGATACGTTTCTCGCGTCGCGGATGAAGGTCAAGACCTCGAACAAGTACAACAACACGGCGGCCGTTTATGCGCATTTCACTGGTGTAGAGCGTCGTGAAGGCGAACTCGCGGGCTACATCAGCATTCATCTTGCGGAGGATGGCTGGTTCTGGCTGATCCCGCTACCCGATGACACAATGAGCATCGGTTTTGTCGGCGATCAATCGGCGTGGAAAGGGCGCAAGGGCACGCCGACCGAACTGCTGACCGAGCGTATCGCTTCAAGCCCGACCGTCGCGGCTCGCACGCAAGGCGCACAGCGCGTATCGGACGTCTACAGCACGGCCAATTACAGCTATCGCGCGCGAGAGGGCAGCGGTAACGGTTTTCTGATGATCGGCGATGCCTACGGATTTGTCGATCCGATGTTCTCGACCGGCGTATTGATGGCGATGACTGGCGGAGAACTCGGCGCGCAGGCCGCCCACGTTTGGCTCGACGATCCGGTACGAGGAAAGAAGCTTGCGCAAGCCGCCAACCGGGAGTTGACAGAGGCAATGGATCGGATCAGTTGGCTGATCTATCGAGTGAACGATCCTGTCATGCGTACGCTTTTCATGGCACCGTCCAATCGCCTGTGGATGCGAGACGGCATCGTCAATCTGCTGGCAGGAAATCTCCGGGGGAGCTGGCGCGCCGCACTGCCGGTGATGTGTTTCAAGGCCGTGTATCACGTGCTCTCGGCACTGCACCGCCGTGGAATCGAGATTGCGCTGCCGGAGACGCCCGCGCCTGGAACCTGA
- a CDS encoding RidA family protein, with protein MRTRFLLAGFIGSGLLCGCTMPTGQQAASARTPLEYVQAADQYVIPVPLAPAVKAGNFLFVSGIPAYDRNGKLAVGDFTKQMNQAMENITGILKAAGTGWDRVVKVDVMLVRREDFKEMNRIYAGYFQAGKYPARSTAIVVSLPNPDFLVEIDCIAVLDKP; from the coding sequence ATGCGAACGCGCTTCCTGCTTGCCGGATTCATTGGGTCCGGTCTTCTATGCGGCTGCACAATGCCAACCGGGCAGCAAGCCGCATCCGCACGAACACCGCTTGAATACGTGCAGGCCGCCGATCAGTACGTGATCCCCGTGCCGCTCGCCCCGGCCGTCAAAGCCGGGAATTTCCTGTTCGTTTCGGGCATTCCCGCCTATGACAGGAACGGAAAGCTCGCGGTTGGCGACTTCACCAAACAGATGAATCAGGCGATGGAGAACATCACAGGCATCCTGAAAGCCGCGGGCACCGGCTGGGACCGCGTCGTGAAAGTGGATGTGATGCTCGTTCGGCGTGAGGATTTCAAGGAGATGAACCGCATCTACGCGGGCTATTTCCAGGCCGGGAAATACCCGGCCCGAAGTACCGCTATCGTGGTGTCGTTGCCGAATCCCGACTTCCTCGTGGAAATCGACTGTATCGCCGTGCTGGACAAACCATGA
- a CDS encoding IclR family transcriptional regulator, producing MQEPLSSGMRGTPAARAPGADEQADPAGAPGTGMLQRAFAILRALAGMQQDGVRVTHLAKAVGLTQGTAHRILQSLIAEGMVEQDEQSKLYRLSVDFFALAALAGNPSSMRTLCRPALLRLCASLGETIFLLVKSGFDAVCLDLCEGPFPIRSFTGDIGGRIALGVGQGSLAILAFLPEAEREEVIRFNVPRIRGYGVLDEVYLRTEIERVRQLGYAGRNSGVLDGMAGVAVPILDRTGYPVGALSVGTLASRLGDDRMPMVVELLRRQADAIGPRTNPFDAALRRPMHGLSGKTV from the coding sequence ATGCAGGAACCCCTTTCGTCCGGAATGCGCGGCACGCCCGCCGCGCGCGCGCCGGGCGCCGACGAGCAAGCCGATCCGGCCGGCGCGCCGGGCACCGGCATGCTGCAGCGCGCGTTCGCGATCCTGCGTGCGCTGGCCGGCATGCAGCAGGACGGCGTGCGCGTCACGCATCTCGCGAAGGCCGTCGGCCTCACGCAGGGCACCGCGCACCGGATCCTGCAATCGCTGATCGCCGAAGGGATGGTCGAGCAGGACGAGCAGTCGAAGCTGTACCGGCTGAGCGTCGACTTCTTTGCGCTCGCCGCGCTGGCCGGCAACCCGAGCAGCATGCGCACGCTGTGCCGTCCCGCGTTGCTGCGGCTGTGCGCGAGCCTCGGCGAGACGATCTTCCTGCTCGTGAAGAGCGGTTTCGACGCGGTGTGTCTCGACCTGTGCGAAGGGCCGTTCCCGATCCGCTCGTTTACCGGCGACATCGGCGGACGCATCGCGCTCGGCGTCGGGCAGGGCAGCCTCGCGATCCTCGCGTTCCTGCCCGAAGCCGAACGCGAGGAAGTGATCCGCTTCAACGTGCCGCGCATCCGCGGCTACGGCGTGCTCGACGAGGTGTACCTGCGCACCGAGATCGAACGCGTGCGGCAGCTCGGCTACGCGGGCCGCAACAGCGGCGTGCTCGACGGGATGGCCGGCGTCGCGGTGCCGATCCTCGATCGCACCGGTTACCCGGTCGGCGCGCTGAGCGTCGGCACGCTCGCGTCGCGCCTCGGCGACGACCGGATGCCGATGGTCGTCGAACTGCTGCGGCGCCAGGCCGACGCGATCGGGCCGCGCACCAACCCGTTCGACGCCGCGTTGCGGCGGCCGATGCACGGGTTATCCGGGAAAACCGTATAG
- a CDS encoding ABC transporter ATP-binding protein — translation MSFLTLTDLTKTFGELTAVADVNLSVEQGEFVSLLGPSGCGKTTTLQMIAGFVDVTRGRIALDGQDITHLKPNRRGLGIVFQSYALFPHMSVAENVGFGLDMRGVDKAERAERIRAALALVRLDSLAHRFPRELSGGQRQRVAIARAVVIEPPVLLLDEPMSNLDAKLREDMQFELRAIQRKIGTTTIMVTHDQSEALSISDRVVVMEAGRITQTDTPYRAYERPENRFVSQFIGKANLLPGTIVAHDGNAIRIDLGHDLAETGRTAHLPPRERDMRVGDAVSVCIRPEKLRLCAPDAGRFAATVTSRFFLGSQWLYRVDSALGEVLVCCQNEGAEPLAEGAPVGIDWHSDAVRVMRREA, via the coding sequence ATGTCGTTTCTCACGCTTACGGATCTGACGAAAACCTTCGGCGAGCTCACCGCCGTCGCCGACGTCAACCTGTCGGTCGAACAAGGCGAATTCGTGTCGCTGCTCGGGCCGTCGGGCTGCGGCAAGACCACCACGCTGCAGATGATCGCCGGCTTCGTCGACGTCACGCGCGGCCGCATCGCGCTCGACGGGCAGGACATCACGCACCTGAAGCCGAACCGCCGCGGGCTCGGCATCGTGTTCCAGAGCTATGCGCTGTTTCCGCACATGAGCGTCGCGGAGAACGTCGGCTTCGGCCTCGACATGCGCGGCGTCGACAAGGCCGAGCGCGCGGAGCGCATCCGCGCGGCGCTCGCACTGGTGCGCCTGGATTCGCTCGCGCACCGCTTTCCGCGCGAGCTGTCGGGCGGCCAGCGGCAGCGCGTCGCGATCGCGCGCGCGGTCGTGATCGAGCCGCCGGTGCTGCTGCTCGACGAACCGATGTCGAACCTCGACGCGAAGCTGCGCGAGGACATGCAGTTCGAACTGCGCGCAATCCAGCGCAAGATCGGCACGACGACGATCATGGTCACGCACGATCAATCGGAAGCGCTGTCGATCAGCGACCGCGTGGTCGTGATGGAAGCCGGCCGCATCACGCAGACCGACACGCCGTACCGCGCATACGAGCGCCCGGAAAACCGCTTCGTGTCGCAGTTCATCGGCAAGGCGAACCTGCTGCCCGGCACGATCGTCGCGCACGACGGCAACGCGATCCGCATCGATCTCGGGCACGACCTCGCCGAGACGGGCCGCACCGCGCACCTGCCGCCGCGCGAACGCGACATGCGCGTCGGCGACGCCGTGTCGGTCTGCATCCGCCCCGAGAAGCTGCGGCTGTGCGCGCCCGATGCAGGCCGCTTCGCCGCGACGGTCACGAGCCGCTTCTTCCTCGGCAGCCAGTGGCTGTACCGCGTCGACAGCGCGCTCGGCGAAGTGCTCGTGTGCTGCCAGAACGAAGGCGCGGAGCCGCTCGCGGAAGGCGCGCCGGTCGGCATCGACTGGCACAGCGACGCGGTGCGCGTGATGCGCCGGGAGGCCTGA
- a CDS encoding ABC transporter permease translates to MRQPSRPLPTDGATAGLARSATPDVMPARPATERMLHATWRAHAPLWLMCAPAFVLFAALVLVPLAMTFVLTFYRFDPATGPIAAFQFGNYAEVLGSSYFHTIFLRTFGIAALTTAICVAIGTPEAYVLSKMRDPWRSLFLLAILAPLLVSVVVRAFGWSMLLNTSGLVNQALGLVGLGPYKLEYTTFAIVIALVHVMLPFMVIPVWTALQRLDPQTEHAALSLGASPFTTLRRIVLPQLMPGVLSGSLMVFGLSASAFAIPGLLGGRRLKVAATAVYDEFLGSLNWPLGATIAVLLLVANLVVMLTYYRVLERRYARSLGGASR, encoded by the coding sequence ATGCGCCAGCCTTCCCGCCCGCTGCCCACCGACGGCGCGACGGCCGGCCTCGCGCGATCCGCTACGCCCGATGTCATGCCGGCACGCCCCGCCACCGAGCGCATGCTGCACGCAACATGGCGCGCGCACGCGCCGCTGTGGCTGATGTGCGCGCCCGCGTTCGTGCTGTTCGCCGCGCTCGTGCTCGTGCCGCTCGCGATGACGTTCGTGCTGACGTTCTACCGCTTCGATCCGGCCACCGGGCCGATTGCCGCGTTCCAGTTCGGCAACTACGCGGAAGTGCTCGGCTCGTCGTACTTCCACACGATCTTCCTGCGCACGTTCGGGATCGCCGCGCTCACGACCGCGATCTGCGTCGCGATCGGCACGCCGGAAGCGTACGTGCTGTCGAAAATGCGCGACCCGTGGCGCTCGCTGTTCCTGCTCGCGATCCTCGCGCCGCTGCTCGTGTCGGTCGTCGTGCGCGCGTTCGGCTGGAGCATGCTGCTGAACACGAGCGGGCTCGTGAACCAGGCGCTCGGGCTCGTCGGCCTCGGGCCGTACAAGCTCGAATACACGACCTTCGCGATCGTGATCGCGCTGGTGCACGTGATGCTCCCGTTCATGGTGATTCCCGTGTGGACCGCACTGCAGCGGCTCGATCCGCAGACCGAGCACGCGGCACTGTCGCTCGGCGCGTCGCCGTTCACGACGCTGCGGCGCATCGTGCTGCCGCAGCTCATGCCGGGCGTACTGTCGGGCAGCCTGATGGTGTTCGGGCTGTCGGCCAGCGCGTTCGCGATTCCCGGCCTGCTCGGCGGGCGCCGGCTGAAGGTCGCGGCCACGGCCGTCTACGACGAATTCCTCGGCTCGCTGAACTGGCCGCTCGGCGCGACGATCGCGGTGCTGCTGCTGGTCGCGAACCTCGTCGTGATGCTCACCTACTACCGCGTACTCGAACGCCGCTACGCGCGCAGCCTCGGAGGCGCATCGCGATGA
- a CDS encoding ABC transporter permease: MRKNGPFALAFHTLVILFVLAPLVIVVLVAFTPDETLTLPARGLSLRWFRAILDYPDFVTAFFNSLKLAFASATLSLAIALPAGLAIGRAAFPGRAFLNGLLLSPLVIPGLVLGIALLRFFALIGATGSFAWLVLAHMIVITPFVMRLVLASVAGLDRSIEQAACSLGADPWTTFRRITLPMIVPGITGGWLLAFINSFDELTMSIFVTSPQTVTLPVRMYMYATESIDPMMASVSALVIFITAGAMLLLDRVYGLNRILIGQH, encoded by the coding sequence ATGAGAAAGAACGGCCCCTTCGCCCTTGCGTTCCACACGCTCGTGATCCTGTTCGTGCTCGCACCGCTCGTCATCGTCGTGCTGGTCGCGTTCACGCCCGACGAAACGCTGACGCTGCCGGCCCGCGGGTTGTCGCTGCGCTGGTTCCGCGCGATCCTCGACTATCCCGACTTCGTCACCGCGTTCTTCAACAGCCTGAAGCTCGCGTTCGCGTCGGCGACGCTGTCGCTTGCGATCGCGTTGCCGGCGGGCCTTGCCATCGGCCGCGCGGCGTTTCCAGGCCGCGCATTCCTGAACGGCTTGCTGCTGTCGCCGCTCGTGATCCCCGGCCTCGTGCTCGGCATCGCACTGTTGCGCTTCTTCGCGCTGATCGGCGCGACCGGCTCGTTCGCGTGGCTCGTGCTCGCGCACATGATCGTCATCACGCCGTTCGTGATGCGGCTCGTGCTCGCGTCGGTCGCGGGCCTCGACCGCAGCATCGAGCAGGCCGCGTGCTCGCTCGGCGCGGACCCGTGGACGACGTTCCGCCGCATCACGCTGCCGATGATCGTGCCCGGCATCACGGGCGGATGGCTGCTCGCGTTCATCAACAGCTTCGACGAACTGACGATGTCGATCTTCGTCACGTCGCCGCAGACGGTCACGCTGCCCGTGCGCATGTACATGTACGCGACCGAGTCGATCGACCCGATGATGGCGTCGGTGTCGGCGCTCGTCATCTTCATCACCGCCGGCGCGATGCTGCTGCTCGATCGCGTGTACGGCTTGAATCGCATCCTGATCGGTCAACACTGA
- a CDS encoding (2Fe-2S)-binding protein, translating to MSTPVSRSPSDPADGAQFVRVAERERAAVAFILDGRPAHALAGDTVLTAILVAQRRVRVSEFSGQPRAGFCLIGACQDCWVRTEAGARVRACSTPIVEGMRILTGAQPAATGDTQ from the coding sequence ATGTCGACTCCCGTTTCCCGCTCCCCAAGCGACCCGGCCGACGGCGCGCAGTTCGTGCGCGTCGCCGAACGCGAGCGCGCCGCCGTTGCGTTCATTCTCGACGGCCGCCCCGCGCACGCGCTCGCCGGCGACACCGTACTCACCGCGATCCTCGTCGCGCAGCGCCGCGTGCGCGTCAGCGAATTCAGCGGCCAGCCGCGCGCGGGCTTCTGCCTGATCGGCGCATGCCAGGACTGCTGGGTGCGCACCGAGGCCGGCGCGCGCGTGCGCGCATGCTCGACGCCGATCGTCGAAGGCATGCGGATTCTCACCGGCGCGCAGCCGGCCGCGACCGGAGACACGCAATGA
- a CDS encoding NAD(P)/FAD-dependent oxidoreductase: MNAALQPVIVGAGPAGVRAAEALVDAGLRPVVIDENARWGGQIYRQPPADGGFARGKRTLYGFEAAKADAVHRTMAALLPHVDYRPNTLAWACGAGRVDTLQDGREITVPCSHLIVASGATDRMLPVPGWTLAGVYTLGGAQVALKAQGCAIGRRIVFAGTGPLLYLVAYQYAKAGAQVAAVLDTSPLRRQAAAAPALLRMPSTFAKGLYYIGWLRAHGVAIETGVTLERVLGEQHVTGLAWRAAGGDAPPRLLDCDALGLGFGLRSETQLADLAGCRFGFDPVNHAWLPERDAAGRTSVRGIYVAGDGAGIAGADAAEASGRRAALALLDDAGIASPSPSGKPDAATLERTLARVGAFRAGLEAAFAPPVEQAARCADDTIVCRCEEIDAGTLRRCIRGGAATELNRLKALTRVGMGRCQGRMCGDAAALVLAAETGRPLAEVGRLRAQPPVKPFPISAALAGDDVAAIPDEARDE, translated from the coding sequence ATGAACGCCGCCCTGCAACCGGTGATCGTCGGCGCGGGCCCGGCCGGCGTACGTGCGGCCGAGGCGCTGGTCGACGCGGGGCTGCGCCCCGTCGTGATCGACGAGAACGCGCGCTGGGGCGGGCAGATTTATCGTCAACCGCCGGCCGACGGCGGCTTCGCGCGCGGCAAGCGCACGCTGTACGGGTTCGAAGCCGCGAAGGCCGACGCCGTGCACCGGACGATGGCCGCGCTGCTGCCGCACGTCGATTACCGGCCGAACACGCTCGCGTGGGCCTGCGGCGCGGGCCGCGTCGATACGCTGCAGGACGGCCGCGAAATTACCGTACCGTGCTCGCACCTGATCGTCGCGAGCGGCGCGACCGACCGCATGCTGCCCGTGCCGGGCTGGACGCTCGCGGGCGTCTATACGCTCGGCGGCGCGCAAGTCGCGCTGAAGGCGCAGGGCTGCGCGATCGGCCGACGCATCGTGTTCGCGGGCACCGGGCCGCTGCTTTACCTCGTCGCGTACCAGTATGCGAAGGCCGGCGCGCAGGTCGCGGCCGTGCTCGACACGAGCCCGCTGCGCCGCCAGGCTGCCGCCGCGCCCGCGCTGCTGCGCATGCCGTCGACGTTCGCGAAGGGGCTCTACTACATCGGCTGGCTGCGCGCGCATGGTGTCGCGATCGAAACGGGCGTCACGCTCGAACGCGTGCTCGGCGAACAGCATGTGACGGGGCTCGCGTGGCGCGCGGCCGGCGGCGATGCGCCGCCGCGCCTGCTCGACTGCGATGCGCTCGGCCTCGGCTTCGGCCTGCGTTCGGAAACGCAGCTCGCCGATCTCGCCGGCTGCCGGTTCGGTTTCGATCCTGTCAACCACGCATGGCTGCCCGAGCGCGACGCGGCCGGCCGCACGTCGGTGCGCGGCATTTACGTCGCGGGCGACGGCGCGGGCATCGCGGGCGCCGATGCGGCCGAAGCGTCGGGCCGGCGCGCGGCGCTCGCATTGCTCGACGACGCCGGCATCGCGTCGCCATCACCGTCCGGCAAGCCTGACGCGGCGACCCTCGAACGCACGCTCGCGCGCGTCGGCGCGTTCCGCGCGGGCCTCGAAGCGGCGTTCGCGCCGCCCGTCGAGCAGGCCGCGCGCTGCGCCGACGACACGATCGTGTGCCGCTGCGAAGAGATCGACGCGGGCACGCTGCGCCGCTGCATCCGTGGCGGCGCGGCGACCGAACTCAACCGGCTGAAGGCGCTGACGCGCGTCGGGATGGGCCGCTGCCAGGGCCGCATGTGCGGCGACGCGGCCGCGCTCGTACTGGCCGCCGAAACCGGCCGCCCGCTCGCCGAGGTCGGCCGGTTGCGCGCGCAACCGCCCGTGAAGCCGTTCCCGATCTCGGCCGCGCTCGCGGGCGACGACGTCGCGGCGATTCCCGACGAGGCGCGCGATGAGTGA
- a CDS encoding NAD(P)/FAD-dependent oxidoreductase: MSEIRHYDVAIVGGGLVGASAALALTRRGLRVGLFERRDCGAQASGVNYGGVRCQGRPAEQLPLALRARRIWDRLPELIGIDGEFVVSGHLRLARSDADLDALDAYAALAGAHGLPLHVMRGDAFRRRYPWLGRAALGGSLCETDGHANPRLVSPAFARAARAAGADVFEHTPVDDVRHDGTRFHFQAGGQAGTATWLINSAGAWANTIAERFGEAVPMEPIYPNMWVTEPLPPFITHNLGVYGGGVYARQVARGNCVIGGGRGRGDGEFGQPSVDTTRAVMRDACALLPALRDALLIRTWSGVEGCTPDHNPIIGASRTTPRLLHAFGFSGGGFLLAPGVGDVLADLVTTGETATPLDAFSIGRFFRQAAPTTPFPQEETSR, encoded by the coding sequence ATGAGTGAGATCCGGCATTACGACGTCGCGATCGTCGGCGGCGGCCTCGTCGGCGCATCGGCTGCGCTCGCGCTGACGCGGCGCGGCCTGCGCGTCGGGCTGTTCGAGCGGCGCGACTGCGGCGCGCAGGCGAGCGGCGTGAACTACGGCGGCGTGCGCTGCCAGGGCCGCCCGGCGGAACAATTGCCGCTCGCGCTGCGCGCGCGGCGCATCTGGGATCGCCTGCCCGAGCTGATCGGCATCGACGGCGAATTCGTCGTGTCGGGCCACTTGCGGCTCGCGCGCAGCGACGCCGATCTCGACGCGCTCGACGCATACGCCGCGCTTGCCGGCGCGCACGGCCTGCCGCTGCACGTGATGCGCGGCGACGCGTTCCGCCGTCGTTATCCGTGGCTCGGCCGCGCGGCGCTCGGCGGCTCGCTGTGCGAAACCGACGGCCATGCGAACCCGCGCCTCGTATCGCCCGCGTTCGCGCGCGCGGCCCGCGCGGCAGGCGCGGACGTGTTCGAGCACACGCCGGTCGACGACGTCCGGCACGACGGCACGCGCTTTCACTTTCAGGCGGGCGGCCAGGCCGGCACCGCGACATGGCTGATCAACTCGGCCGGCGCATGGGCGAACACGATCGCCGAACGCTTCGGCGAAGCCGTGCCGATGGAGCCGATCTACCCGAACATGTGGGTGACCGAACCGCTGCCGCCGTTCATCACGCACAACCTCGGCGTGTACGGCGGCGGCGTGTACGCGCGGCAGGTCGCGCGCGGCAATTGCGTGATCGGCGGCGGACGCGGCCGTGGCGACGGCGAATTCGGCCAGCCGTCGGTCGATACGACGCGCGCGGTGATGCGCGACGCGTGCGCGCTGCTGCCCGCGCTGCGCGACGCGCTGCTGATCCGCACGTGGAGCGGCGTCGAAGGCTGTACGCCCGACCACAACCCGATCATCGGCGCGAGCCGCACGACGCCGCGCCTGCTGCATGCGTTCGGTTTCTCCGGCGGCGGCTTCCTGCTCGCGCCGGGCGTCGGCGACGTGCTCGCCGATCTCGTCACGACCGGCGAAACCGCCACGCCACTCGATGCATTCTCGATCGGCCGCTTCTTCCGCCAAGCCGCGCCGACCACCCCTTTCCCCCAAGAGGAGACCTCTCGATGA
- a CDS encoding ABC transporter substrate-binding protein: protein MKLLGTIAAAAALCMAGAGAPAFAQTKTIYIGMNGGPMEKAYTSQVLPDFEKANNVKVVVVPGTSSDVLAKLLANRSKPQIHVAFLDDGVMARAVSLGVCQKLDDSPVLKELYPFARMKDDAGAGVQLGMTGIAYNKKLFAEKGWAPPTSWLDFADPKYKGKVVFQSASSSTFGLHGFLAINRLLGGSEQNVEPGFSKWASTVGPNVVEYIPNSAKISEMVQTGEAGLFPLTPTGVGDLQDKGIPVAYANPKEGPVLLLVDLCVVANNPDPQLAQKLAQFLLSAPAQTKAAEAGKQIPTNRLAKMPAAMQQSLGNVDDLVRKVTVVDWAAINARRAQWDTRWNRQIER from the coding sequence ATGAAACTGCTCGGTACGATCGCGGCCGCAGCCGCACTCTGCATGGCTGGCGCCGGCGCGCCCGCGTTCGCGCAAACGAAGACGATCTACATCGGCATGAACGGCGGGCCGATGGAAAAGGCCTATACGAGCCAGGTGCTGCCCGACTTCGAGAAGGCGAACAACGTGAAGGTCGTCGTCGTGCCCGGCACGTCGTCGGACGTGCTCGCGAAGCTGCTCGCGAACCGCAGCAAGCCGCAGATCCACGTCGCGTTCCTCGACGACGGCGTGATGGCGCGCGCGGTCAGCCTCGGCGTGTGCCAGAAGCTCGACGATTCGCCGGTGCTGAAGGAGTTGTACCCGTTCGCGCGGATGAAGGACGACGCCGGCGCGGGCGTGCAGCTCGGGATGACCGGCATCGCGTACAACAAGAAGCTGTTCGCGGAGAAAGGCTGGGCGCCGCCGACGTCGTGGCTGGATTTCGCCGATCCGAAATACAAGGGCAAGGTCGTGTTCCAGTCGGCGTCGAGCAGCACGTTCGGGCTGCACGGCTTCCTCGCGATCAACCGGCTGCTCGGCGGCAGCGAGCAGAACGTCGAGCCCGGCTTCAGCAAGTGGGCAAGCACGGTCGGGCCGAACGTCGTCGAGTACATCCCGAACTCGGCGAAGATCTCCGAGATGGTGCAGACCGGCGAAGCCGGCCTGTTCCCGCTCACGCCGACGGGCGTCGGCGACCTGCAGGACAAGGGCATTCCCGTCGCGTATGCGAACCCGAAGGAAGGCCCCGTTCTGCTGCTCGTCGACCTGTGCGTGGTCGCGAACAATCCCGACCCGCAGCTTGCGCAGAAGCTCGCGCAGTTCCTGCTGTCCGCGCCCGCGCAGACGAAGGCCGCCGAGGCCGGCAAGCAGATCCCGACCAACCGTCTCGCGAAGATGCCCGCCGCGATGCAGCAGAGCCTCGGCAACGTCGACGACCTGGTGCGCAAGGTGACGGTGGTCGACTGGGCCGCGATCAACGCGCGCCGCGCACAGTGGGATACGCGCTGGAACCGGCAGATCGAGCGGTAA